Proteins from one Limanda limanda chromosome 9, fLimLim1.1, whole genome shotgun sequence genomic window:
- the usp46 gene encoding ubiquitin carboxyl-terminal hydrolase 46, whose amino-acid sequence MTVRNIASICNMGTNASALEKDIGPEQFPINEHYFGLVNFGNTCYCNSVLQALYFCRPFRENVLAYKAQQKKKENLLTCLADLFHSIATQKKKVGVIPPKKFISRLRKENDLFDNYMQQDAHEFLNYLLNTVADILQEEKKQERQNGRLKNNGTAVPTETETENKTEPTWVHDIFQGTLTNETRCLNCETVSSKDEDFLDLSVDVEQNTSITHCLRDFSNTETLCSEYKYYCEACCSKQEAQKRMRVKKLPMILALHLKRFKYMEQLHRYTKLSYRVVFPLELRLFNTSGDAVNLDRMYDLVAVVVHCGSGPNRGHYITIVKSHGFWLLFDDDIVEKIDAQAIEEFYGLTSDISKNSESGYILFYQSRE is encoded by the exons GGCACCAATGCCTCTGCTCTGGAGAAAGACATCGGCCCGGAGCAATTTCCAATCAATGAACACTACTTTGGATTGGTCAAC ttCGGAAACACATGTTACTGTAACTCAGTGCTCCAGGCTCTCTACTTCTGCCGGCCTTTCCGGGAGAATGTGCTGGCCTACAAAGcccagcagaagaagaaggagaacctGCTCACATGCCTGGCCGACCTCTTCCACTCCATCGCCACGCAGAAGAAGAAAGTGGGCGTCATCCCACCCAAGAAGTTCATCTCCCGTCTACGGAAAGAGAACG ATCTGTTTGACAACTACATGCAACAGGACGCACACGAATTTCTGAACTACCTGCTGAACACAGTGGCTGacatcctgcaggaggagaagaagcaggagaggcAGAACGGACGCCTCAAGAACAATGGCACCGCCGTCCCCacggagacggagacggagaacAAGACAGAGCCCACATGGGTTCACGATATCTTCCAAGGCACACTGACCAATGAGACACGTTGCCTCAACTGTGAAACG GTGAGCAGCAAAGACGAGGATTTTCTGGATCTTTCTGTGGATGTGGAGCAAAACACATCAATAACACACTGTCTCAG GGACTTCAGTAACACAGAGACTTTGTGCAGCGAGTACAAATACTACTGTGAGGCGTGCTGCAGCAAGCAGGAGGCACAGAAACG GATGCGTGTGAAGAAGCTTCCTATGATCCTGGCCCTGCACCTGAAGAGGTTCAAGTACATGGAGCAGCTGCACCGCTACACCAAGCTGTCCTACAGAGTGGTGTTCCCCCTGGAGCTGCGTCTGTTCAACACATCTGGGGACGCGGTCAACCTGGATCGCATGTACGATCTCGTTGCTGTGGTGGTTCACTGTGGCAG tGGTCCAAACAGAGGTCATTACATCACCATAGTGAAGAGTCATGGCTTCTGGCTGCTATTTGATGATGACATTGTGGAG AAAATTGACGCCCAGGCCATCGAGGAGTTTTACGGGCTTACCTCAGACATCTCCAAGAACTCTGAGTCAGGATACATCCTCTTCTACCAGTCCAGGGAGTGA